The proteins below are encoded in one region of Candidatus Flexicrinis proximus:
- a CDS encoding glycosyltransferase family 1 protein — protein MDIMLTASGTRGDVQPALALSLGLRQAGHTVRIAAGANFKPWIESYGFDCLPLLDMEAMMQSQDGIRWVEQGNNVVAQLRIMRKLINEHLEELTRPLNDHGRDCDLHISGFTSTDMVEVIAEKHRIRHIATALQPYRATRSGAATLVPITRRDSLLNLIFGRLGDRFRWSIVADAVTLMRRREGLPILSASVAIGRGNAIPLVNGYSANVVPHAPDWTPESVTAGYWFLDDSEPWTPPQALVDFCTGKPAPVCIGFGSMSSADPKALFELVCEGVRMSGQRAVFITGWSGLKDVNVPEYIYAIDKAPHGWLFEHVAGVVHHGGAGTTAAGLRAGKPTLIVPHMADQPFWGRRIMQLGVGPRPIARPSLSAERLAAALRTLLQDTAMRRKAEHLGELIRGEDGVSRGVEAIEKFSKRGLRNG, from the coding sequence ATGGACATAATGCTGACTGCGAGCGGCACACGCGGCGATGTCCAGCCTGCGCTTGCGCTTTCACTCGGCTTGAGGCAGGCCGGACACACCGTGCGGATCGCGGCAGGTGCCAACTTCAAGCCGTGGATCGAGTCCTATGGTTTCGACTGTCTGCCGCTTCTGGACATGGAAGCCATGATGCAGTCGCAAGACGGGATCAGGTGGGTTGAGCAGGGCAACAATGTCGTGGCTCAACTTCGCATCATGCGAAAACTGATAAACGAACACCTCGAAGAACTGACACGGCCGCTGAACGACCACGGACGCGACTGTGACCTGCATATCAGCGGCTTCACTTCGACTGATATGGTTGAAGTCATCGCTGAGAAACACCGGATCAGGCACATCGCCACGGCGCTTCAGCCCTATCGCGCGACACGTTCCGGGGCAGCGACCTTGGTTCCGATCACGAGGCGCGATAGTCTACTAAACCTGATATTTGGACGGCTTGGCGACCGCTTCCGCTGGTCGATTGTCGCTGATGCGGTCACGCTGATGCGCCGGCGCGAAGGACTGCCGATCCTGTCGGCGAGCGTCGCAATCGGCCGCGGTAACGCGATACCGCTCGTAAACGGATACAGTGCGAACGTTGTTCCACACGCGCCAGACTGGACACCAGAAAGCGTAACCGCCGGCTACTGGTTCCTTGACGACTCTGAACCGTGGACGCCGCCGCAGGCACTTGTGGACTTCTGTACTGGCAAGCCAGCTCCGGTCTGCATCGGATTCGGAAGTATGAGCAGCGCTGACCCGAAAGCACTGTTTGAATTGGTCTGTGAGGGCGTACGAATGTCGGGGCAGCGCGCCGTATTCATCACCGGATGGAGTGGGCTGAAAGATGTCAACGTTCCGGAATACATCTATGCGATCGACAAGGCGCCCCATGGTTGGCTGTTCGAGCATGTGGCAGGCGTAGTGCATCACGGCGGCGCAGGGACTACGGCCGCCGGCCTGCGCGCCGGCAAACCGACGCTGATTGTTCCACACATGGCCGACCAGCCGTTTTGGGGACGGCGTATAATGCAGCTTGGTGTCGGCCCCAGACCTATAGCGCGGCCGAGCCTCTCAGCAGAGCGGCTTGCAGCGGCGTTACGCACACTGTTGCAGGACACAGCGATGCGCCGCAAGGCTGAACATCTAGGCGAATTGATACGCGGCGAGGATGGCGTTTCACGCGGCGTGGAAGCAATAGAGAAGTTTTCGAAGAGGGGTTTACGCAATGGCTGA
- a CDS encoding deoxyribodipyrimidine photo-lyase codes for MAENMKRTFSDRDELAAYLREQFPEAASVDGHISPTRGGRAAAVERLQKLGYGRDYEASRNYLDGPSSRLSAYIRHGVLSLAEVRDFAIEKEKLPEDAEKFINELAWRDYWQRLYADLGEGIWKDLEPYKTGKIADEYANKLPPDIVDADTGLPCIDALIKQLYTTGYLHNHARMWLAAYVVHWRRIKWQVGARWFLSHLLDGDPASNNLSWQWVASTFSAKPYVFNRENVEKFSEGEWCKTCPFYGRCDFEGSYERLERKLFPDVEPTRERDSTKRRTFHRGKGGRR; via the coding sequence ATGGCTGAAAACATGAAGCGCACTTTTAGTGACCGCGACGAACTGGCGGCCTACTTGCGCGAGCAATTCCCCGAAGCAGCCAGTGTAGACGGGCACATCAGCCCAACGCGCGGTGGGCGCGCAGCAGCAGTCGAGAGACTGCAGAAGCTGGGATACGGACGTGACTATGAAGCATCAAGAAACTATCTCGACGGGCCATCGTCACGGTTGTCTGCATATATCCGGCACGGTGTTCTGTCGCTGGCGGAGGTGCGCGACTTTGCGATTGAAAAAGAAAAACTGCCGGAGGACGCGGAGAAGTTCATCAACGAACTGGCATGGCGAGACTACTGGCAGCGTTTGTACGCGGACCTGGGCGAGGGCATCTGGAAAGATCTTGAACCGTACAAAACAGGCAAGATCGCAGACGAATACGCCAATAAGCTGCCACCGGATATTGTGGACGCCGACACCGGACTGCCATGCATCGACGCGCTGATCAAGCAGCTCTATACCACCGGGTATCTCCACAATCATGCTCGGATGTGGCTTGCCGCGTATGTGGTTCATTGGCGCCGAATCAAATGGCAAGTGGGTGCCCGTTGGTTCCTCTCGCATCTGCTGGACGGGGATCCCGCCAGTAACAATCTGTCGTGGCAGTGGGTGGCGAGCACGTTTAGTGCGAAACCGTACGTCTTTAACCGCGAAAACGTCGAAAAATTCAGCGAAGGCGAATGGTGCAAGACGTGCCCGTTCTATGGCCGCTGCGACTTTGAAGGGAGCTACGAACGCCTGGAGCGTAAGTTGTTCCCGGATGTTGAGCCTACACGTGAACGGGATTCGACCAAACGCCGCACTTTCCACCGTGGAAAGGGAGGCCGCAGATGA
- a CDS encoding Mrp/NBP35 family ATP-binding protein gives MAQLATVIEPELHRDIVSLNMVRDLSVTGETAHFTIVLTTPACPLKSVFEQRCSAALIGKVPGINRLDIKWDAQVPTDRRIGRQNASGIRSIIAVSSGKGGVGKSTVSTNLAVALAEAGAKVGLIDADITNPNVPQMMGLMAGRPKVVGEKMLPIESYGVKIMSTGFLMTPDKPMIMRGPMLHSAIRQFFVDVDWGDHLDYMIVDLPPGTGDAPLSLAQQFPLTGAVIVTQPQQVAVADALRSAAMFDQLNVPILGIVENMAGEMFGEGGGERLAGERGVPFLGRITMQASVREGGDFGRPVVYHAPESAAGIAFTQFAKIVAARVSVVLLQSMDVIPLNVIG, from the coding sequence ATGGCGCAGCTCGCGACGGTCATCGAGCCGGAGCTGCACCGCGATATCGTAAGCCTGAATATGGTGCGTGATTTGTCAGTCACAGGCGAGACCGCGCACTTCACGATCGTCCTCACGACGCCGGCCTGCCCACTGAAGAGCGTGTTTGAACAGCGCTGCAGCGCTGCGCTGATCGGAAAGGTCCCAGGCATCAATCGCCTGGATATCAAGTGGGACGCTCAGGTGCCGACCGACCGGCGGATTGGACGCCAGAACGCGAGCGGGATCCGCAGCATTATCGCGGTAAGCAGCGGTAAAGGCGGGGTCGGCAAGAGTACGGTCTCGACCAACCTTGCCGTCGCGCTGGCAGAGGCCGGGGCAAAAGTCGGCTTGATCGACGCCGACATCACAAACCCGAATGTCCCTCAGATGATGGGTTTGATGGCAGGGCGGCCCAAAGTTGTAGGCGAAAAGATGCTTCCGATCGAGTCCTATGGCGTGAAAATCATGAGCACAGGCTTCCTGATGACACCAGATAAGCCGATGATAATGCGGGGGCCAATGCTTCACAGCGCGATCCGGCAGTTCTTTGTCGATGTGGACTGGGGCGACCACCTCGACTACATGATTGTCGATCTGCCGCCGGGGACCGGTGATGCGCCGTTGAGCCTCGCCCAGCAGTTTCCGCTGACCGGGGCCGTGATCGTGACACAGCCGCAGCAAGTCGCGGTTGCCGATGCGCTGCGCAGTGCCGCGATGTTTGACCAGCTAAATGTGCCCATTCTCGGGATCGTTGAAAACATGGCGGGGGAAATGTTCGGCGAAGGTGGAGGGGAGCGGCTCGCCGGTGAGCGCGGCGTACCCTTCCTAGGTCGTATTACGATGCAGGCGTCGGTGCGCGAAGGAGGCGACTTTGGCCGTCCGGTGGTCTATCATGCGCCGGAAAGCGCTGCGGGAATTGCCTTCACACAATTTGCGAAAATCGTAGCGGCGCGAGTCAGCGTGGTGCTGCTGCAGTCAATGGACGTTATCCCACTAAATGTGATCGGGTAA
- a CDS encoding STAS domain-containing protein: protein MDIQVMGQGGATVLSARGRIDSMSAGHLGEALTREISAGHTTLVLDLAGVDYMSSAGLRELVNALKKVKRVSGDLRLAQPSRRVREVMEMAGLDTIFLIFDTSSEAVDSF, encoded by the coding sequence ATGGATATTCAAGTCATGGGCCAAGGGGGCGCGACGGTACTATCCGCGCGGGGCCGCATAGACAGTATGAGTGCCGGTCATTTGGGCGAAGCACTCACGCGTGAAATTTCGGCGGGTCATACGACCCTGGTGTTAGATTTGGCTGGCGTGGACTACATGAGCAGTGCCGGCCTGAGGGAGCTTGTTAACGCCCTCAAGAAAGTGAAGCGGGTCAGCGGCGATCTTCGCTTAGCGCAGCCCTCCCGACGAGTGCGCGAAGTGATGGAGATGGCCGGACTCGACACGATATTCCTGATTTTCGACACCTCGTCCGAAGCTGTGGATAGTTTCTAG
- a CDS encoding ATP-binding protein — MDEHGWITIPARIDQVQEACGFIARVAVRHGMDDEGVYRCQLSVEEICTNIVEHGYGFEYHGGKIELWCFIHEKTFVIEIIDDAPLFDPLTLPEPDPSTPLWDRVEGGWGIHFVRKFMDRVEYFNTDNRNHLRLEKRFQ, encoded by the coding sequence GTGGACGAGCATGGCTGGATAACCATTCCGGCACGAATCGATCAGGTTCAGGAAGCGTGTGGCTTCATCGCGCGAGTTGCCGTGCGACATGGCATGGACGATGAGGGGGTTTATCGCTGCCAACTCTCCGTCGAGGAAATCTGCACGAACATTGTCGAACACGGATACGGTTTCGAATACCACGGCGGCAAAATCGAACTGTGGTGCTTTATCCATGAAAAGACGTTTGTAATCGAGATTATTGACGATGCACCCTTATTTGACCCTCTTACGTTGCCAGAACCAGACCCCTCGACGCCGTTATGGGACCGAGTAGAAGGGGGTTGGGGGATTCACTTTGTACGCAAGTTTATGGACCGTGTCGAATACTTCAACACGGACAATCGCAATCATCTGCGGCTCGAAAAACGCTTTCAATAG
- a CDS encoding serine hydrolase — MTYPNRNTARTNGSRRRRSRLPVIRILSITMILAGLGFFGIELYGFSQRETLLAEDVTVGGVEVGGLTVNAAVTKWEQVFNQPLVLLYGDAPPIVLDPASIDWRLNSNTMRANAQASAGDFWPRFLAHLTGSQLERSGATVSLLADYQEGLLRTVLEDIARRYDRAAGSAGYDVATLTVFEGTPGTQLDIDESIDRIDAALRDPVNRVVTLPIGDSAASRPSLSLLQSLIIAYLDTQGFIYDSSSSVASIFILDLQTGEELNILGDVAFSAASTMKVPILVDFYRSLDIPPSQDEAFIMANSLLCSRNSSSNLLLRLIGQNDILAGVRSVSSTAQFIGARNTYINAPFVEGVAGEALGSTTAPATAPNPDFNTDPDPFNQTTAEDLGTTFALIYDCANYGSGLQTAYPGGEFSQNECRQMLELMSGNDLLRLLQGGIPAGTRISHKNGWLTETVGDAGIVYPPADATM; from the coding sequence ATGACATACCCCAATCGAAATACTGCCCGCACCAATGGCTCGCGGAGACGCCGCAGCCGACTGCCCGTCATTCGCATCCTGTCAATTACGATGATTCTGGCGGGCCTTGGCTTCTTCGGGATCGAGCTGTATGGGTTCAGCCAGCGCGAGACACTGCTCGCTGAAGATGTTACAGTCGGCGGCGTTGAGGTGGGAGGCCTGACCGTCAATGCGGCCGTTACGAAGTGGGAACAGGTTTTCAATCAACCGCTTGTGCTGCTCTATGGAGACGCGCCGCCTATTGTGCTTGACCCGGCGTCGATTGACTGGCGGCTGAACAGCAATACCATGCGCGCCAACGCGCAGGCGTCAGCCGGCGACTTCTGGCCGCGATTCCTCGCGCATCTTACCGGATCGCAGCTAGAGCGCAGCGGCGCCACCGTGTCGCTGCTGGCGGACTATCAGGAAGGGCTGCTGCGTACCGTACTGGAGGACATCGCCCGCCGCTACGACCGCGCCGCTGGAAGTGCTGGCTATGACGTGGCTACGCTTACCGTTTTTGAAGGCACGCCTGGCACTCAGTTGGACATCGACGAATCCATCGATCGAATCGATGCGGCACTCCGCGATCCGGTTAACCGCGTCGTAACGCTCCCCATCGGCGATAGTGCGGCAAGCCGCCCTTCGTTGTCGCTGCTGCAGTCGCTTATCATCGCCTATCTCGATACCCAGGGCTTTATCTACGACAGCTCATCGAGTGTGGCGTCGATCTTCATCCTGGACCTGCAGACCGGGGAGGAGTTGAACATCCTGGGTGATGTCGCATTCAGCGCGGCCAGCACCATGAAAGTCCCCATCCTGGTCGACTTCTACCGGTCACTGGATATCCCCCCCTCGCAGGATGAAGCATTTATCATGGCCAACTCGCTGCTCTGCAGTCGAAACTCATCTTCCAACCTTCTCCTGCGCTTGATCGGGCAGAATGACATCCTGGCTGGGGTTCGCAGCGTAAGCAGCACCGCCCAGTTCATTGGCGCTCGAAACACCTATATCAACGCACCGTTTGTAGAAGGAGTCGCGGGCGAAGCGCTCGGTTCAACGACAGCCCCCGCAACCGCACCCAACCCTGATTTCAATACTGATCCTGACCCGTTCAATCAGACGACGGCAGAAGACCTCGGCACGACTTTTGCCCTGATCTACGACTGCGCTAACTACGGCTCTGGCCTTCAGACCGCCTATCCCGGAGGCGAATTTAGCCAGAACGAGTGTCGTCAGATGCTCGAACTCATGAGCGGGAATGACCTGCTGCGTCTACTTCAGGGTGGCATACCCGCCGGCACCCGAATATCGCACAAGAACGGCTGGCTCACCGAGACCGTTGGCGACGCCGGCATAGTCTATCCCCCAGCGGACGCAACTATGTGA
- a CDS encoding NUDIX hydrolase produces the protein MGVVGIILDPTDRVLLAEHVYHPLVPWGVPGGAVGRGEDPATALAREFQEELAMTVEILDPLLVERTYFGHVDIAYLCRTTSVPVVSSPELLSARWFSRVELPPVTKFQFRALTRAYTRVNAETR, from the coding sequence ATGGGTGTAGTCGGGATTATTCTCGATCCCACCGATCGGGTACTTCTGGCCGAACACGTCTATCACCCGCTTGTACCCTGGGGTGTTCCCGGCGGCGCTGTCGGCCGCGGTGAAGACCCGGCCACAGCGCTGGCACGCGAATTCCAGGAGGAACTTGCGATGACTGTCGAAATCCTGGACCCGCTGCTGGTCGAACGGACGTATTTCGGACACGTCGATATCGCGTACCTGTGTCGGACGACCAGCGTTCCTGTCGTCTCTAGTCCTGAATTGCTGTCGGCGCGCTGGTTTTCCCGCGTCGAACTTCCGCCAGTGACCAAATTCCAGTTTCGCGCACTCACTCGGGCCTATACCCGCGTTAACGCCGAGACGAGGTAA
- a CDS encoding LCP family protein: protein MRKILRVVFRLVIPATLLVLVLVAGANLVRTLTSQQGERAVYSQRVVTYQAAATEIGPDSASSDEDESRDRFGGISVVSRGGLDVSQLFATNTPHAASVFATNTPAGVVAQPSTTPEVPVAQPTPGATATFAPLPTILYLDAPDSIANAPTAIPTAFPVIDRKGQNLFNILLLGQDNEVTGEALARTDTMIIVSINRDTNTVSMLSLPRDLYVYMPNAGMNRLNVAYGVGSALGWDGGPFFYMRQVILYNLGINVHYFAMIDLSGFSELIDSIGGIDLSVDCAIQDFQIQGAQVPTGAVLNDPVALQYTLPVGFYHMAGKEALWYARSRGNSDDFDRGRRQQAIIRAAFRAVRDQGMLTDVVGLPQLIGEGLAAVETDLRLEDVLGLIPTALQLDPSSIETYRLIRTYHTLPWQPPDGQFVQLPQPGPVFDLMTDFYTPPTGNQISLQSARIRIVNGTQNAGWDRVASDRLAEVTVLAYAGGDYSSTAQTTTILFDYTGSERGSLSSTISTALHIHPSNVIVQPDPNREVDYEVIVGADFNPCGGAVLAPEP from the coding sequence ATGAGAAAGATACTCCGCGTCGTATTCAGGCTAGTGATACCGGCGACGCTTCTGGTGTTGGTGCTTGTTGCAGGGGCAAATCTGGTCAGGACTCTTACCAGTCAACAAGGTGAGCGCGCAGTCTACAGCCAGCGTGTTGTAACTTATCAGGCAGCAGCGACCGAAATCGGCCCAGACTCAGCCAGCAGTGATGAAGACGAGTCCCGTGACCGGTTTGGCGGTATATCGGTCGTATCACGCGGCGGACTCGATGTATCCCAGCTGTTTGCGACCAACACTCCGCACGCTGCATCGGTATTTGCGACGAATACTCCGGCTGGAGTAGTTGCACAGCCGTCCACCACACCTGAGGTGCCTGTTGCGCAGCCGACGCCGGGAGCCACGGCAACATTTGCACCGCTTCCGACGATCCTTTATCTTGACGCGCCCGATAGTATTGCCAATGCTCCTACGGCAATTCCGACCGCCTTTCCGGTAATTGACCGGAAAGGGCAGAATCTGTTCAACATCTTGCTGCTCGGACAGGACAACGAAGTGACCGGCGAAGCCCTGGCGCGTACTGATACCATGATCATCGTGAGTATCAATCGCGACACCAATACCGTGTCGATGCTCAGCTTGCCCCGAGATTTGTACGTCTATATGCCCAATGCCGGAATGAACCGCCTAAATGTCGCATATGGTGTTGGCAGCGCGCTGGGGTGGGATGGCGGGCCGTTCTTCTATATGCGCCAGGTTATCTTGTATAACCTGGGTATCAATGTGCATTACTTCGCCATGATTGACCTGTCCGGTTTTTCGGAACTCATCGACTCTATTGGCGGAATCGACTTGAGTGTGGACTGCGCGATTCAGGACTTCCAGATTCAGGGTGCGCAGGTTCCCACCGGAGCTGTGCTGAATGACCCAGTAGCGCTGCAATACACGCTTCCAGTTGGGTTTTATCACATGGCTGGCAAGGAGGCTCTGTGGTATGCCCGATCGCGCGGGAACAGCGACGACTTTGATCGAGGTCGCAGGCAGCAGGCCATTATCCGCGCGGCATTCCGTGCGGTGAGGGATCAAGGTATGCTGACTGATGTTGTGGGGTTGCCTCAACTGATCGGCGAGGGTCTGGCGGCGGTGGAGACCGACCTGCGGTTGGAGGATGTTCTTGGGCTGATTCCAACTGCGCTTCAACTTGATCCTAGCAGCATCGAGACCTACAGGCTTATCCGCACGTATCATACGCTCCCGTGGCAGCCGCCGGATGGCCAGTTCGTACAGCTTCCGCAGCCGGGGCCGGTCTTTGATCTGATGACCGATTTCTATACGCCCCCGACCGGAAACCAAATTAGTCTTCAGAGCGCGAGAATTCGCATAGTCAATGGAACACAAAATGCCGGATGGGACCGAGTTGCGTCGGATCGCTTGGCTGAAGTTACTGTTCTGGCCTACGCTGGCGGCGACTACAGCAGCACCGCACAGACAACCACGATCCTGTTCGATTATACCGGGAGTGAGCGGGGGAGTCTCAGCAGTACTATCTCGACAGCCCTGCACATTCACCCCTCGAACGTCATTGTTCAGCCTGATCCGAACCGTGAAGTGGACTATGAAGTGATCGTAGGCGCTGACTTCAATCCGTGTGGTGGGGCCGTATTAGCGCCTGAGCCATGA